A single Microbacterium protaetiae DNA region contains:
- a CDS encoding LacI family DNA-binding transcriptional regulator, with protein sequence MATEAKSARSRATIRDVAARAEVSKSLVSLVYSSPDSVSPERRERVRRAAAELGYRPNHVARSLNGMRDDIVGILVADSRNPVLTEIVDAARATLFETGRLGVVFSAITAERGSARLDVELLSMIADLRPASLLIVGSVPEMHLIRQAMPAARIVVASAIPAQLEDAPSVHGDDAAGVGLAVGHLVAQHHRRIAHIGGIGGPTAEVRATAFESALAAHKLAPERIGLSDFTERSGYRAAMELLEAPHPPSALVAASDLAAIGALAAVRDRGLVGRVAVTGYDNTYLAELGLIALTSVDPGNREIGRRGALLLTADDDGIVDTHLIEPQIAIRSSSDFFAPGD encoded by the coding sequence GTGGCCACCGAAGCGAAATCCGCACGATCCCGCGCGACGATCCGGGATGTCGCGGCGCGTGCCGAAGTGTCGAAGTCGCTCGTCTCGCTTGTGTACAGCTCGCCGGATTCGGTCAGTCCAGAGCGGCGTGAACGCGTGCGCCGGGCCGCTGCCGAACTCGGGTACCGGCCGAATCACGTTGCACGCTCGTTGAACGGCATGCGCGACGACATCGTCGGCATCCTCGTCGCCGACTCCCGCAACCCGGTGCTGACCGAGATCGTCGACGCCGCGCGCGCCACGCTTTTCGAGACGGGACGCCTCGGAGTCGTCTTCAGCGCCATCACCGCCGAACGCGGCTCGGCCCGACTCGACGTCGAGCTGCTTTCGATGATCGCGGATCTGCGACCGGCGAGCCTGCTGATCGTCGGTTCGGTCCCCGAGATGCATCTCATCCGCCAAGCTATGCCGGCCGCACGCATCGTCGTGGCCAGCGCCATCCCCGCCCAACTCGAAGATGCCCCGTCGGTGCACGGTGACGATGCGGCCGGAGTCGGGCTCGCCGTCGGGCACCTGGTTGCGCAGCATCATCGCCGGATCGCACACATCGGCGGTATCGGCGGACCGACGGCTGAGGTGAGAGCCACCGCCTTCGAGTCTGCCCTTGCCGCTCACAAGCTTGCTCCCGAAAGGATCGGACTGAGCGATTTCACGGAGAGATCCGGATACCGGGCGGCGATGGAGCTGCTCGAAGCCCCCCACCCGCCCTCGGCGCTCGTCGCGGCCAGCGACCTCGCCGCGATCGGCGCGCTGGCGGCGGTGCGCGATCGAGGCCTCGTCGGACGGGTGGCCGTGACCGGCTACGACAACACGTATCTCGCCGAACTCGGACTCATCGCGTTGACGTCCGTCGACCCGGGCAACCGGGAGATCGGGCGACGCGGGGCGCTGCTGTTGACTGCCGATGACGACGGGATCGTCGACACGCATCTGATCGAGCCGCAGATAGCGATCCGCTCCTCGTCGGATTTCTTCGCGCCGGGGGATTGA
- a CDS encoding Gfo/Idh/MocA family protein gives MTEAKTIGVGLISVGWMGKAHTRAYRSLPIVYPELGIAPRLVQAADVAPAGRGFAVDVLGYESAVADYREVIANPEVDVVSICAPNYLHKEIGVAAAEAGKPFWIEKPVGRGGAETEEVEAAADAAGVVTCIGFNYRWAPAVERARQLVSDGSLGRITNIRGRFFGGFSSNPDDPLTWRFLRKTSGSGVLGDLMGHLVDLIHYVVGPISSITAATGLYLSERPALPGSPDEGKLLPVENEDYATLLVRLGESAVGAGAIGSLEASRIAVGPRSEYGFEIFGTEGSVRWDFERMNELEIALTRTGANRGYIRAVADDYFPGFSRFQPSAGTGMGFDDLKVIEAARFLVGVAGGEQSSSNIHDAVASARVLDAAEKSAESGQWVDLPLVPGTTANTRKEA, from the coding sequence ATGACAGAAGCCAAGACGATCGGCGTCGGCCTGATCAGCGTGGGGTGGATGGGCAAGGCGCACACTCGTGCCTACCGTTCCCTGCCCATCGTCTACCCCGAGCTGGGCATCGCTCCGCGGTTGGTCCAGGCGGCCGACGTCGCCCCGGCCGGACGGGGTTTCGCCGTCGACGTCCTCGGTTACGAGTCTGCCGTCGCCGACTACCGCGAAGTGATCGCGAACCCCGAGGTCGATGTCGTGTCGATCTGCGCGCCGAACTACCTGCACAAGGAGATCGGCGTTGCCGCGGCAGAGGCGGGCAAGCCGTTCTGGATCGAAAAGCCGGTCGGGCGCGGTGGGGCAGAGACCGAAGAGGTCGAGGCTGCGGCCGACGCTGCCGGAGTCGTGACCTGCATCGGGTTCAACTACCGCTGGGCGCCCGCCGTCGAACGCGCTCGGCAGCTCGTCTCGGACGGCTCGCTCGGCCGCATCACGAATATTCGCGGGCGATTCTTCGGCGGCTTCTCTTCGAATCCGGACGACCCGCTGACGTGGCGCTTTCTTCGGAAGACCTCGGGCAGCGGCGTACTCGGCGACCTGATGGGTCACCTGGTCGACCTGATCCACTATGTGGTCGGCCCGATCAGCTCGATCACGGCGGCGACCGGGCTCTACCTCTCGGAACGGCCCGCGCTGCCGGGCAGTCCCGATGAGGGCAAGCTCCTGCCCGTCGAGAATGAGGACTACGCCACCCTGCTGGTGCGTCTGGGCGAGAGCGCCGTCGGTGCCGGCGCGATCGGAAGCCTCGAGGCATCCCGCATCGCCGTCGGCCCCCGCTCCGAGTACGGCTTCGAGATCTTCGGCACCGAGGGATCGGTCCGCTGGGATTTCGAGCGCATGAACGAGCTCGAGATCGCGTTGACGCGCACGGGCGCCAACCGTGGGTACATCCGCGCGGTCGCCGACGACTACTTCCCCGGCTTCTCGCGCTTTCAGCCCAGCGCCGGCACCGGCATGGGCTTCGATGACCTCAAGGTGATCGAAGCTGCCAGGTTCCTCGTCGGCGTCGCCGGCGGCGAGCAGTCGTCTTCCAACATCCACGACGCCGTCGCGTCGGCACGAGTGCTGGATGCCGCGGAGAAATCCGCCGAATCCGGTCAGTGGGTCGACCTGCCGCTCGTTCCCGGCACCACGGCGAACACCCGAAAGGAGGCCTGA
- the iolD gene encoding 3D-(3,5/4)-trihydroxycyclohexane-1,2-dione acylhydrolase (decyclizing), producing the protein MALNSPSTRRLTVGQAVIEFLMAQSVERDGVTDKFFGGGFGIFGHGNLAGLGQAMLQYQDAFPYYQGRNEQGMVHSATGYAKLKNRLGALMVSTSIGPGATNMVTGAATATVNHIPVLLFPSDAFATRSTGAVLQQQEHPYAMDITANDSFRAVSRYFDRVSRPEQLASALLEAMRVLTSPADTGAVTIALPQDVQAEAFDFPEALFAPRTWHVARNRADRAAIARAADIIKGAKKAVIISGGGVIYSEASDALARFAESTGIPVGVTQAGKASIPFDHRLALGGIGASGSKFANAIANDADVVIGVGTRYTDFTTASNTLFKNPDVKFVNINVAEVDAYKESGIALLGDARETLDELAAVLGGFSLEADVVAQYERAAADWLAEVDRLVAIDESSDTLSQAEMIGLVNAQCDPQDVIVNAAGSMPGDLHRLWRAGSPKGYDIEYGNSCMGYEISGGVGAQIADPTRRVHVLIGDGTYLMMAQDILTAVQEHLKMTIIIVDNFGYGSIGALSEQSGAQAFGCRFTERGASGRHDGARLEVDFAANAASFGAAVFSADTAETFRNALKQARSHDGTAVVYVRVDAQGRFGGSGAWWDVPVAEVATLESTLAAREIYETNKVQEKLYLTPAV; encoded by the coding sequence ATGGCGCTCAATTCCCCGTCCACCCGCCGGTTGACCGTCGGTCAGGCCGTCATCGAATTTCTCATGGCACAGTCCGTCGAGCGCGACGGCGTCACTGACAAGTTCTTCGGCGGCGGGTTCGGCATCTTCGGACACGGCAACCTTGCCGGCCTCGGCCAGGCGATGCTGCAGTACCAGGACGCATTCCCGTATTACCAGGGCCGCAACGAGCAGGGCATGGTCCACAGCGCGACGGGCTACGCCAAGCTGAAGAACCGGCTCGGCGCGCTCATGGTGTCGACCTCGATCGGACCGGGCGCCACGAACATGGTCACCGGTGCCGCGACCGCGACCGTGAACCACATCCCGGTCCTGCTCTTTCCCTCCGACGCATTCGCGACCCGCTCGACGGGCGCCGTGCTGCAGCAGCAGGAGCACCCGTACGCGATGGACATCACCGCGAACGACTCGTTCCGTGCGGTGTCGCGCTATTTCGACCGGGTCTCGCGCCCCGAGCAGCTGGCTTCCGCGCTGCTGGAGGCCATGCGTGTGCTGACCAGTCCCGCCGACACGGGCGCGGTCACGATTGCGCTTCCGCAGGACGTGCAAGCAGAGGCATTCGACTTTCCCGAGGCGCTTTTCGCGCCCCGTACCTGGCACGTCGCGCGCAATCGCGCGGATCGCGCGGCGATCGCGCGGGCCGCCGACATCATCAAGGGCGCCAAGAAGGCGGTCATCATCTCGGGCGGCGGCGTCATCTACTCTGAGGCGAGCGATGCCCTCGCCCGCTTCGCAGAGTCCACCGGCATCCCTGTCGGTGTGACCCAGGCGGGCAAGGCGAGCATCCCGTTCGATCACCGCCTCGCACTGGGCGGCATCGGCGCATCGGGGTCGAAGTTCGCCAACGCCATCGCGAACGACGCGGATGTCGTGATCGGCGTCGGCACTCGGTACACCGACTTCACGACAGCCTCGAACACGCTGTTCAAGAACCCCGACGTGAAGTTCGTGAACATCAACGTCGCCGAGGTCGACGCCTACAAGGAGTCGGGTATCGCCCTGCTCGGCGATGCGCGCGAGACGCTCGACGAGCTCGCAGCCGTGCTCGGCGGTTTCTCGCTCGAGGCCGATGTCGTCGCGCAATATGAGCGGGCCGCTGCGGACTGGCTCGCCGAGGTCGACCGGCTCGTCGCGATCGACGAGAGCAGCGACACACTGTCGCAGGCAGAGATGATCGGCCTGGTCAACGCGCAGTGCGACCCGCAGGACGTCATCGTCAACGCGGCCGGATCCATGCCGGGCGACCTGCACAGGCTGTGGCGTGCGGGAAGCCCCAAGGGCTACGACATCGAATACGGCAATTCGTGCATGGGCTACGAGATCTCGGGTGGCGTCGGTGCACAGATCGCGGATCCGACTCGGCGCGTGCACGTGCTCATCGGCGACGGCACCTACCTGATGATGGCGCAGGACATCCTGACCGCCGTGCAGGAGCACCTGAAGATGACGATCATCATCGTCGACAACTTCGGTTACGGATCGATCGGAGCCCTCTCGGAGCAGTCGGGTGCACAGGCTTTCGGCTGCCGCTTCACGGAGCGCGGCGCGAGCGGACGCCACGATGGTGCCCGCCTCGAGGTCGACTTCGCCGCGAACGCCGCCAGCTTCGGCGCCGCCGTGTTCAGCGCCGACACGGCCGAGACGTTCCGCAACGCGCTGAAGCAGGCCCGGTCGCACGACGGCACCGCCGTCGTGTACGTGCGGGTGGACGCGCAGGGGCGATTCGGCGGCTCGGGTGCGTGGTGGGATGTTCCGGTCGCCGAGGTCGCCACTCTCGAGTCGACGCTTGCCGCTCGCGAGATCTACGAGACGAACAAGGTACAGGAGAAGCTCTACTTGACGCCCGCCGTGTGA
- a CDS encoding transketolase has translation MIEGDTVTREARTPADLAAIASEGRWHVLNTVAASKAGHIGGPMSAMDLMVALFFRQMHVDPAHPQDPERDRFILSKGHSAIGYYSVLAMRGYFPVGELATFDHGDSRLQGHPDMKLTPGVDVSTGSLGQGLSAGAGIALAAKKQGKDFHTWVILGDGEIEEGMIWETVICAPRFGLDNLTAIIDLNGLQQYGWPATPTDRFDRSEPMGHVDLEAVFTGFGWNAVTIDGHDFDEILRAYADAEAARGVSGRPSVIIARTAKGRGVSFTEGTFNWHNGVPTPEQLDIAHRELLGTKEVVA, from the coding sequence ATGATCGAAGGAGACACCGTGACACGCGAAGCGCGCACCCCCGCCGACCTCGCCGCCATTGCATCCGAAGGGCGCTGGCATGTACTGAACACCGTTGCCGCCAGCAAGGCCGGGCACATCGGTGGTCCGATGTCGGCGATGGACTTGATGGTCGCCCTGTTCTTCCGGCAGATGCATGTGGATCCGGCGCACCCACAGGATCCCGAGCGTGACCGATTCATCCTGTCCAAGGGGCATTCGGCGATCGGCTACTATTCGGTGCTTGCCATGCGCGGGTACTTTCCGGTGGGGGAGCTCGCCACCTTCGATCACGGCGACTCTCGGCTGCAGGGTCATCCCGACATGAAACTCACGCCGGGCGTGGACGTGTCCACGGGCTCACTCGGCCAGGGCCTGTCCGCCGGTGCGGGAATCGCGCTCGCGGCAAAGAAGCAGGGCAAGGACTTCCACACGTGGGTCATTCTCGGCGATGGCGAGATCGAGGAAGGAATGATCTGGGAGACAGTGATCTGCGCTCCGCGGTTCGGGCTTGACAACCTCACCGCGATCATCGACCTCAACGGCCTGCAGCAATACGGATGGCCGGCCACACCGACCGACCGCTTCGACCGATCCGAGCCGATGGGTCACGTCGATCTGGAGGCCGTGTTCACCGGGTTCGGCTGGAATGCTGTGACGATCGACGGACACGATTTCGATGAGATCCTGCGGGCATACGCCGATGCCGAAGCGGCGCGCGGGGTCTCTGGCAGGCCATCGGTCATCATCGCCCGCACTGCGAAGGGGCGCGGGGTCTCGTTCACCGAGGGCACGTTCAATTGGCACAACGGAGTGCCCACACCCGAGCAGCTCGACATCGCACACCGCGAACTGCTCGGCACCAAGGAGGTCGTGGCATGA
- a CDS encoding IclR family transcriptional regulator: MTERKPIKVLANSMAIIDGLAERGDLSPADLAHLTGLPRPSVYRLIDGLRVIGLVRSTDVSVASLSVKWLHLADAARASMSEWAGARTELDRLSAETEQTVFLAVPRGDEVVCIDQSLGRGVGMLILSPGRSLPLYAGGVGRLALAHLADLDRYLSSGPPRRRITPHTLTDAAELREDAERTRSQGYTLSLDDVTVGIGAVAVPVLAPDGSLLGCLSVAGRTAEISAQAESFVAAAREVASQLATTAARVLSGARG; encoded by the coding sequence ATGACTGAACGCAAGCCGATCAAGGTCCTGGCCAATTCGATGGCGATCATCGACGGACTGGCAGAACGAGGCGATCTCTCCCCCGCAGACCTCGCTCATCTCACCGGGCTTCCCCGGCCCTCGGTCTATCGCCTCATCGACGGGCTCCGGGTGATCGGTCTCGTTCGATCGACCGATGTCTCTGTCGCCTCTCTCAGCGTGAAGTGGCTGCACCTGGCCGATGCCGCCCGCGCGTCAATGAGTGAGTGGGCCGGTGCGCGAACCGAGCTCGATCGCCTGTCCGCCGAGACCGAGCAGACCGTGTTCCTCGCGGTTCCGCGCGGAGACGAAGTCGTCTGCATCGATCAATCGCTGGGCCGCGGGGTCGGCATGCTGATCCTTTCTCCGGGCCGCTCGCTGCCGCTGTACGCGGGCGGTGTCGGGCGTCTGGCGCTCGCCCACCTGGCCGATCTCGATCGCTACCTCTCCAGCGGTCCGCCACGCCGGCGGATCACACCGCACACGCTGACAGATGCGGCGGAGTTGCGAGAGGATGCCGAGCGAACGCGGTCGCAGGGCTACACGCTGTCTCTCGACGACGTCACGGTGGGCATTGGCGCGGTGGCCGTTCCGGTGCTCGCACCCGACGGGTCGCTCCTGGGCTGCCTGTCGGTGGCCGGCCGCACCGCAGAGATATCGGCTCAGGCAGAGTCGTTCGTCGCTGCGGCTCGCGAGGTCGCCTCCCAGCTCGCGACGACAGCTGCTCGCGTGCTGTCCGGCGCACGAGGCTGA
- the iolG gene encoding inositol 2-dehydrogenase, protein MTQQVRIGLIGTGRIGQVHALSIDALKNTTLQWVCDPFIESAERTAAQFGGRVTADPADVLAAGDVDAVIIASPTATHVDLISAAIDAGIPALCEKPIDLDIARVDALREKAAGASVPIVLGFNRRFDRHFTDLQQRVAAGEIGRLEQLTITSRDPAESPAAYLATSGGIFRDMTIHDFDIARFFLPDIVEVTARGAAVFSEIVPGLGDYDSVMVVLRGANDELISITNSRHAAYGYDQRIEAFGSEGLLQVGNQTDTAVRHWGADAVESLAPYQNFFLERYAEAYRSELVEFVKAVQGEPSRSPGFEDGRAALVLADAAELSSRTGAAVAVDLS, encoded by the coding sequence ATGACGCAGCAGGTTCGTATCGGGCTCATCGGAACAGGTCGCATCGGACAGGTGCACGCCCTGAGCATCGACGCACTCAAGAACACCACCTTGCAGTGGGTGTGCGACCCGTTCATCGAGAGCGCCGAGCGCACCGCGGCGCAGTTCGGCGGACGAGTGACGGCCGATCCCGCCGACGTGCTCGCCGCGGGTGACGTGGACGCAGTCATCATCGCGTCGCCGACCGCGACGCACGTGGATCTGATCTCGGCGGCGATCGACGCCGGGATCCCGGCCCTGTGCGAGAAGCCGATCGATCTCGATATCGCTCGCGTGGACGCCCTGCGAGAGAAGGCAGCCGGGGCATCCGTCCCGATCGTGCTCGGGTTCAACCGGCGCTTCGACCGTCACTTCACCGACCTTCAACAGCGTGTCGCTGCGGGAGAGATCGGTCGCCTCGAGCAGCTGACCATCACCAGTCGTGACCCTGCAGAGTCGCCGGCGGCATACCTGGCGACGTCGGGGGGCATCTTCCGGGACATGACCATCCACGACTTCGACATCGCGCGGTTCTTCCTTCCCGACATCGTCGAGGTGACCGCGCGCGGAGCGGCCGTGTTCAGCGAGATCGTGCCTGGGCTCGGCGACTACGACTCGGTGATGGTGGTGCTGCGCGGTGCGAACGACGAGCTCATCTCGATCACGAACTCCCGGCACGCCGCCTACGGATACGACCAGCGGATCGAGGCATTCGGATCCGAGGGCCTGCTGCAGGTCGGCAATCAGACCGACACCGCGGTGCGGCACTGGGGCGCGGATGCCGTCGAGTCGCTGGCTCCGTACCAGAACTTCTTCCTGGAGCGCTACGCCGAGGCGTACCGCTCCGAGCTCGTCGAGTTCGTGAAGGCGGTGCAGGGCGAGCCGTCGCGCAGCCCCGGCTTCGAGGATGGGCGGGCGGCGCTCGTGCTGGCCGACGCGGCCGAGCTGTCATCGCGGACGGGCGCAGCTGTCGCCGTGGACCTGTCATGA
- a CDS encoding sugar phosphate isomerase/epimerase family protein — protein MSLAAQGVVATCWTSAGAAMPAAPSEASPLSILERVDAVAAAGYIGMGIVYDDLVAIRDNGGFAALREYAHARGVSHLEVELATDWWRDPDEVRWRPRWELLLDAAQEFGSPFIKIGTSFGEKARSITPFVAPLRRLAEEAAAAGTRVGIEPLPFALIASMPQGAQLVRAVDHEAAGLVVDYWHVHRAGTTLDELADALDPSMVFGVELSDATAEPAPGRTLFEDTRDNRRYPGRGDHDVVGFIRTMSSALGWRGPWGVEMLSEEHRALPLDDALRIAFNTTVECLEAASRTH, from the coding sequence ATGAGCCTCGCCGCTCAGGGCGTGGTCGCGACGTGCTGGACCAGCGCCGGCGCGGCGATGCCGGCGGCGCCGTCGGAAGCGAGTCCGCTGTCGATCCTGGAGCGGGTGGATGCGGTCGCGGCAGCGGGATACATCGGCATGGGCATCGTCTACGACGACCTCGTCGCGATCCGCGACAACGGCGGGTTCGCGGCGCTGCGCGAATATGCGCACGCCCGGGGAGTGAGCCACCTCGAGGTCGAACTCGCCACCGACTGGTGGCGCGACCCCGACGAGGTCAGATGGCGTCCACGCTGGGAGCTGCTGCTGGATGCGGCGCAGGAGTTCGGCAGTCCCTTCATCAAGATCGGCACGAGCTTCGGCGAAAAGGCCCGCTCGATCACCCCGTTCGTCGCACCCCTGCGACGACTCGCCGAGGAAGCCGCGGCGGCCGGCACCCGGGTGGGGATCGAGCCACTGCCGTTCGCGCTGATCGCATCGATGCCGCAGGGGGCGCAGCTCGTGCGAGCCGTCGATCATGAGGCAGCCGGCCTCGTGGTCGACTACTGGCACGTGCATCGCGCCGGTACGACCCTCGACGAACTCGCGGATGCACTCGACCCCTCAATGGTCTTCGGCGTCGAGCTCAGCGATGCGACAGCGGAGCCGGCCCCAGGCCGGACGTTGTTCGAGGACACCCGCGACAACCGCCGCTATCCCGGCCGTGGGGATCACGATGTCGTCGGATTCATCCGGACGATGTCCTCCGCCCTCGGGTGGCGCGGTCCGTGGGGCGTCGAGATGCTCTCCGAAGAGCACCGTGCTCTCCCTCTCGATGACGCACTCCGGATCGCGTTCAACACCACAGTCGAATGCCTCGAGGCCGCCAGTCGCACCCACTGA
- a CDS encoding Gfo/Idh/MocA family oxidoreductase, whose product MRIGVYGLGRIGLMHARNAALAAGVTEVVLIGRDARRLEIARAGVQSMLDETGREFAPLSSTTAPLTEVLPSLDGVIVATATATHADLARVVAASGTPLLIEKPLALDADELQRLSDELEATGTAIMVAFQRRYDPGYQGLRQRVQDGQVGPLRTVTAHNYDRHPLRLEYIPDSRGMWIDLLVHDFDVIGWVTGDDVVEVSTIGSVLDEPTYAQYQDADTCIVLLRFASGAVGTVAGLRRSEAGQDCRLEIVGSRGAFAVGIGPHAPLTSTEPDIPAPVRVFDDFEDRFAPAFRAEMDHFVRMVRGEAVSLTPPSAGLAATRIAAAAAESFRAGHPVALG is encoded by the coding sequence GTGAGGATCGGTGTCTACGGCCTGGGGCGGATCGGCCTCATGCACGCGCGGAACGCCGCTCTGGCAGCGGGCGTGACCGAAGTCGTGCTCATCGGCCGCGACGCACGCCGGCTCGAGATCGCCCGAGCCGGTGTGCAGTCGATGTTGGACGAGACGGGCCGCGAGTTCGCACCGCTGTCGAGCACGACGGCACCCCTCACGGAAGTCCTCCCCTCGCTTGACGGCGTCATCGTCGCCACTGCGACGGCCACGCACGCCGACCTTGCGCGCGTGGTGGCCGCGTCAGGGACGCCGCTGCTGATCGAGAAGCCTCTGGCTCTCGATGCGGATGAGTTGCAGAGGTTGTCGGACGAGCTCGAGGCGACCGGGACTGCGATCATGGTCGCCTTCCAGCGCCGGTACGATCCCGGATACCAGGGTCTGCGGCAGCGCGTGCAGGACGGGCAGGTCGGCCCCCTTCGCACGGTGACGGCCCACAACTACGACCGGCACCCGCTGCGGCTCGAGTACATCCCCGACTCCCGCGGCATGTGGATCGACCTGCTCGTGCATGACTTCGACGTCATCGGGTGGGTGACCGGCGACGACGTCGTCGAGGTCTCGACGATCGGATCCGTGCTCGATGAGCCGACCTACGCGCAGTATCAGGATGCCGACACCTGCATCGTGCTGCTTCGATTCGCCTCGGGTGCCGTGGGTACTGTGGCGGGACTACGCCGCAGCGAGGCCGGTCAGGACTGCCGCCTCGAGATCGTCGGATCTCGCGGCGCTTTCGCCGTCGGCATCGGCCCGCACGCCCCGCTCACCTCCACCGAGCCGGACATCCCGGCACCGGTGCGCGTGTTCGACGACTTCGAGGATCGCTTCGCGCCCGCCTTCCGGGCGGAGATGGATCACTTTGTGCGGATGGTGCGGGGCGAGGCAGTAAGCCTCACGCCGCCCAGTGCGGGGTTGGCCGCCACCCGCATCGCCGCAGCCGCGGCCGAATCGTTCCGTGCCGGGCACCCGGTGGCCCTGGGTTGA
- a CDS encoding sugar phosphate isomerase/epimerase family protein — protein sequence MAARIATAPISWGVSEVPDWGFQLSPERVLAEMRELGFSATELGAQGFLPPAPADKAARLAEYGMKGIGSFVPVVVHDPGVDPLPRIEQELANYAAAGAEVLVVSTVTGIRGYDQLRPELDADGWRLFMRNLDRISQRAAEQGVLATLHPHVGTMIETRDDIMHVIDDSSMQICFDTGHMMIGGTDPVDFARQYAERVAYSHLKDVSVKTMERVKRGELSYFESIVADELYTPLGQGDVDIRAIVQSMLAAGFNGWFVLEQDKVLHEEPAPGTGPIEDARASVEWLRGALTELEVEGISA from the coding sequence GTGGCCGCACGCATTGCCACCGCCCCGATCTCATGGGGAGTCAGCGAAGTGCCCGACTGGGGGTTCCAGCTCTCGCCCGAGCGGGTGCTCGCCGAGATGCGCGAGCTCGGATTCAGTGCGACCGAGCTCGGCGCGCAGGGATTTCTGCCACCGGCACCGGCCGACAAGGCCGCACGGCTCGCCGAGTATGGCATGAAGGGCATCGGCAGCTTCGTGCCCGTGGTCGTCCACGACCCCGGCGTCGACCCGCTTCCGCGTATCGAGCAGGAACTCGCCAACTACGCCGCCGCCGGCGCCGAGGTGCTGGTGGTCTCGACGGTGACGGGGATCCGCGGGTATGACCAGCTGCGCCCAGAACTCGATGCCGACGGCTGGCGGCTGTTCATGCGCAACCTCGACCGCATCTCGCAGCGCGCCGCAGAGCAGGGCGTGCTGGCCACGCTGCATCCGCACGTGGGCACCATGATCGAGACCCGTGACGACATCATGCACGTCATCGACGACTCATCGATGCAGATCTGCTTCGACACTGGGCACATGATGATCGGCGGTACGGATCCGGTCGACTTCGCGCGGCAATATGCCGAACGCGTTGCGTACAGTCACCTGAAGGATGTCTCGGTGAAGACGATGGAACGGGTCAAACGCGGCGAGCTCTCGTACTTCGAGTCGATCGTGGCAGACGAGCTGTACACGCCTCTCGGACAGGGCGACGTGGACATCCGGGCGATCGTGCAGAGCATGCTCGCCGCCGGCTTCAACGGGTGGTTCGTGCTGGAGCAGGACAAGGTGCTGCACGAGGAGCCCGCGCCCGGCACCGGCCCGATCGAAGACGCGCGTGCGAGCGTCGAATGGCTGCGCGGTGCACTCACCGAGCTTGAGGTCGAGGGAATCAGCGCGTGA
- a CDS encoding IclR family transcriptional regulator, with amino-acid sequence MTSAADEGIGGVEILSKAGAVIDALAERGALSVNALAEAVDEPMSSTYRLLQSLVALRLVEPAPLRGMYRLGLSLLEVGSALEDSLDVRTVAMPIMRDLRAALDVAILVCYRRDLRAVCVERLEGHNVRLVSMQVGDSLPLHVGAAPRALLAWLPPGEQHAVLDELTSADSLLGFAVPPLSALRREIADIRRRGYSRSDEDVTLGVAALGSPIFNHRGELVAALSISGLRDQIIGRESEVSAALRRAAHSISAALGFEEPTND; translated from the coding sequence ATGACGAGCGCGGCTGACGAGGGAATCGGCGGGGTCGAGATCCTGAGCAAAGCAGGCGCCGTCATCGATGCCCTCGCCGAACGCGGCGCACTGTCGGTCAACGCGCTCGCCGAGGCGGTCGACGAGCCGATGAGTTCGACGTATCGACTGCTGCAGAGCCTGGTGGCCCTGCGCCTGGTCGAACCTGCGCCATTGCGCGGGATGTACCGGCTGGGCCTGTCGCTGCTGGAGGTCGGAAGTGCGCTGGAGGACTCGCTCGATGTGCGCACTGTAGCGATGCCGATCATGCGTGACCTGCGAGCGGCGCTGGATGTCGCGATCCTGGTCTGCTATCGCCGGGACCTTCGCGCCGTCTGCGTCGAGCGCCTCGAAGGCCACAACGTCCGGCTCGTGTCCATGCAGGTCGGTGATTCGCTGCCCCTGCATGTCGGGGCGGCACCGCGCGCGCTGCTGGCCTGGCTTCCGCCTGGGGAACAGCACGCAGTGCTCGACGAGCTCACCAGCGCAGACTCGCTGCTGGGCTTCGCGGTTCCCCCGCTCTCGGCCCTGCGTCGGGAGATAGCCGACATTCGCCGCCGGGGCTACTCGCGATCGGACGAAGACGTCACACTCGGGGTGGCGGCCCTCGGCAGCCCGATCTTCAACCACCGCGGTGAACTCGTCGCGGCGCTCTCGATCAGCGGACTGCGCGACCAGATCATCGGGCGCGAGAGCGAGGTCTCGGCCGCGCTGCGCCGAGCAGCTCACTCCATCAGCGCGGCTCTCGGTTTCGAGGAGCCGACGAATGACTGA